Proteins from a genomic interval of Ictalurus furcatus strain D&B chromosome 2, Billie_1.0, whole genome shotgun sequence:
- the exoc8 gene encoding exocyst complex component 8 yields the protein MADTGNRLRKQLESANFEPQNYVKQLSQQSDGDRDLQEHRQKIQTLADETAQNLKKNVYKNYRQFIETAKEISYLESEMYQLSHILTEQKSIMESITQALLSTDKDEAAKEMLTAFPKETEEVKQRTLTTLLEKVEGCKNIMETPGRYLVYNGDLFEYDADNMSQIQKVHAFLMNDCLLVATWLANRRGTIKYKYNALYDLESFAVVNVKDNPPMKDMFKILMFPDSRIFQAENSKIKKEWLEILDETKKTKVKDRNKKEEEVPKSPVRAEVSTNPFEEEEPSDAEEMVDLSPEWIQELPEDLDVCIAQRDFEGAVDLLQKLNEYLKDQPVTPRVKELRGKVDERVRQLTEVLVFELSPDRSLRGGPKATRRAVSQLIRLGQSTKACDLFLKNRAAAVHTAIRQLRIEGATLLYVQKLCNVFFTGLLETAREFETDFAGDTGCYSAFVVWSRSAMLMFADTFSKQVFDSKESLSTAAECVKLAGEHCRQLSDIGLDLTFILQSLLVKDIKAALQSQKDVIIEATKHRNSEEMWRRMNLMTPEALTKLKDEMQSCGIGTFNQYTGDDCWVNLSYTVVAFTKQMMAFLEEGLKLYFPELHMVFLESLREIILVAVQHVDYSLRCEQDSEKKSFILQNAAFLHETVLPVVERRFEEGVGKPAKQLQDLRKSSRSVRVNPESTTSLV from the coding sequence ATGGCGGACACCGGAAATCGGCTGCGTAAACAGTTAGAGTCGGCTAATTTTGAGCCGCAGAATTACGTGAAGCAGCTCTCTCAGCAGTCTGACGGAGACAGAGATTTGCAAGAGCACCGTCAGAAGATACAAACTCTAGCCGACGAGACCGCGCAGAACCTGAAGAAGAACGTTTACAAGAATTACAGGCAGTTCATCGAGACGGCGAAGGAGATTTCCTATCTGGAGAGTGAGATGTACCAGCTGAGTCACATCCTGACTGAGCAGAAGAGCATCATGGAGAGCATCACCCAGGCGCTGCTGTCAACAGACAAGGACGAAGCGGCCAAAGAAATGCTCACGGCGTTCCCCAAGGAGACCGAGGAGGTGAAGCAGAGAACCCTGACGACACTGCTGGAGAAAGTGGAAGGCTGCAAGAACATCATGGAGACGCCGGGCCGGTATCTGGTCTACAACGGCGATCTGTTCGAATACGACGCGGACAACATGTCTCAGATACAGAAGGTGCACGCCTTTCTGATGAACGACTGCCTGCTGGTCGCGACGTGGCTCGCCAACAGACGCGGCACGATCAAGTACAAATACAACGCGCTGTACGACCTGGAGAGCTTCGCCGTCGTTAACGTGAAGGACAACCCTCCCATGAAGGACATGTTTAAGATCCTGATGTTCCCGGACAGCCGCATTTTCCAGGCGGAGAACAGCAAGATCAAGAAAGAGTGGCTGGAGATCCTGGACGAGACCAAGAAAACCAAAGTCAAAGACCGGAACAAGAAAGAAGAGGAGGTCCCCAAGTCGCCGGTCAGAGCTGAGGTCTCCACCAATCCGTTTGAGGAAGAGGAGCCTTCGGACGCCGAGGAGATGGTGGACTTGAGTCCGGAGTGGATCCAGGAGCTTCCGGAGGACCTCGATGTTTGCATCGCGCAGAGGGATTTCGAGGGTGCCGTGGACCTTTTGCAGAAGCTGAACGAGTATCTGAAGGATCAGCCGGTGACCCCGAGGGTCAAAGAGCTCAGGGGGAAAGTGGACGAGCGCGTGCGGCAGCTGACGGAGGTCTTGGTGTTCGAGTTGTCGCCTGATCGGTCGCTGCGTGGCGGACCTAAAGCGACTCGCCGCGCTGTCTCGCAGCTCATCCGGCTGGGCCAGTCCACCAAAGCCTGCGATCTGTTCTTGAAGAACCGCGCTGCCGCGGTCCACACGGCCATCCGGCAGCTGCGCATCGAAGGCGCTACCTTGCTGTACGTCCAGAAGCTTTGCAACGTCTTCTTCACCGGTTTGCTAGAGACGGCTCGAGAGTTCGAGACCGACTTCGCGGGCGACACGGGTTGCTACTCGGCCTTCGTGGTGTGGTCTCGCTCTGCCATGCTCATGTTCGCCGACACCTTCAGCAAGCAGGTGTTCGACAGCAAAGAGAGCTTGTCTACGGCCGCCGAGTGCGTCAAGCTGGCCGGCGAGCACTGCAGGCAGCTGAGCGACATCGGCTTGGACCTGACGTTCATCCTGCAGTCGCTGCTGGTCAAGGACATCAAGGCGGCTCTGCAAAGCCAGAAAGACGTCATCATCGAAGCCACCAAGCACCGCAACTCCGAGGAGATGTGGCGAAGGATGAACCTGATGACCCCCGAAGCTCTGACCAAGCTCAAGGACGAGATGCAGAGCTGCGGCATCGGCACCTTCAACCAGTACACGGGCGACGACTGCTGGGTGAACCTCAGCTACACCGTCGTGGCCTTCACCAAGCAGATGATGGCGTTCCTGGAGGAAGGGCTGAAACTTTACTTCCCCGAGCTGCACATGGTGTTCCTCGAGAGCCTCAGGGAGATCATCCTGGTCGCCGTGCAGCACGTCGACTACAGCCTGCGCTGCGAGCAGGACTCCGAGAAGAAATCCTTCATCCTGCAGAACGCCGCGTTCCTACACGAGACCGTGCTTCCCGTAGTGGAGCGCAGGTTCGAGGAAGGAGTTGGCAAACCAGCCAAGCAGCTCCAGGACCTGAGGAAGAGCTCACGCTCGGTCCGGGTCAATCCGGAGAGCACGACGTCTCTGGTGTGA
- the sprtn gene encoding DNA-dependent metalloprotease SPRTN has product MADGDFLLALQLQEQFDNEVPASVWSDDTSDGYPLSKKRKVESSEWSVVSYNRPVQPERPLSIVDESWEMLDPNPDVRAMFLQFNDLFFWGKLSGVEVRWSPRMTLCAGVCSYEGRGGLCSIRLSEPLLKLRPRKDLVETLLHEMIHALLFVTQNNRDRDGHGPEFCKHMNRINQASGTKISVYHSFHDEVDVYRQHWWRCDGPCRTRKPFFGYVKRAMNRAPSARDPWWEDHRRTCGGTYTKIKEPENYGKKGKSEEKKDKNASKKPGDKIKPGSQDIRNIIPFSGRGIVLGGSTQPSAFIQKPAKIQSPTHSPKPLQEPARTSAADHLRSPYSVTTALPKRSVSNHKAFVNINGSPVRVTKTNGSLASPKQRTVRDLFQNAIPKSPGKTNPLEPKQASDSALNQNSAKTSLVSKSAASTSGSAGSPLSKYFGSAKSTGTGIPGQIKGQENGVPGFASGRSESHGSSATGISVSGSATRIKPGNGVPSSDFKYVGSPKSSGTGTPASSSTSIPPSSSSIHSESQRRSSTSSTDFGSRVPRSSLTCFGSQKDPGTGIPGSSSGSLIKSESGVPKSNSSQKSSGTGTSGASSSSFRSGAPSSNLKHFGSQRSSGTGAPSSVPSSKSRLSGTPEKSGAFLPASASTSPHKPGTATGGRKRWREDGNSTHIFDYFQRLSHSSASSSSPSSFSREHREEGTGAEVPSAGASGVGSTLLSSIAVTVTCPVCQSKVLESQINQHLDSCLM; this is encoded by the exons ATGGCGGATGGGGATTTCTTGCTGGCTCTGCAGCTGCAGGAACAGTTTGATAACGAGGTTCCGGCTTCTGTATGGAGCGACGACACTAGTGACGGCTATCCCCTGAGCAAAAAGCGGAAAGTGGAGTCGTCTGAATGGAGTGTGGTGTCGTATAACCGGCCTGTCCAGCCCGAAAGGCCGCTGTCTATAGTGGACGAGTCGTGGGAGATGCTGGACCCGAATCCAGATGTTCGAGCCATGTTCCTGCAGTTCAACGACTTGTTCTTCTGGGGGAAACTCAGCGGGGTGGAGGTCAGATGGAGCCCTAGGATGACACT GTGTGCCGGCGTGTGCTCTTACGAAGGCAGAGGAGGTCTGTGTTCGATCCGTCTCAGCGAACCTCTCCTAAAACTCAGACCTCGTAAAGACCTGGTCGAG ACGCTCCTGCACGAGATGATCCACGCCCTGCTGTTCGTCACGCAGAACAACCGAGACCGGGACGGGCACGGGCCGGAGTTCTGCAAACACATGAACCGAATAAATCAAGCCAGCGGAACGAAAATCTCC GTTTATCACTCCTTCCACGACGAGGTGGACGTGTACCGGCAGCACTGGTGGCGCTGTGACGGCCCGTGTCGGACCCGCAAGCCGTTCTTCGGCTACGTGAAGAGGGCGATGAACCGGGCGCCGTCGGCCAGAGACCCGTGGTGGGAGGACCACCGGAGAACGTGCGGAGGAACGTACACCAAGATCAAAGAGCCGGAGAATTATGGGAAGAAAGGGAAAAGCGAGGAGAAGAAGGACAAGAATGCCTCGAAGAAGCCTGGGGACAAAATAAAACCAG GTTCTCAGGACATCAGGAACATCATCCCGTTCAGCGGTAGAGGAATCGTTCTCGGTGGGAGCACACAGCCGTCAGCATTCATACAGAAACCAGCCAAAATCCAAAGCCCCACCCACTCGCCGAAACCTCTACAGGAACCCGCTCGAACCTCAGCGGCCGATCACCTCAGATCACCCTACAGCGTCACCACCGCTCTTCCGAAAAGGTCCGTCAGCAACCACAAAGCCTTCGTCAACATCAACGGCTCTCCCGTGAGAGTCACCAAAACCAATGGCAGCTTGGCGAGCCCGAAACAGAGGACGGTGCGGGATCTCTTCCAGAACGCGATCCCGAAATCTCCCGGGAAAACGAATCCGTTAGAACCGAAGCAAGCTTCAGATAGTGCCTTAAATCAAAACTCTGCTAAAACTAGCCTGGTCAGTAAGAGCGCCGCGAGTACCTCTGGTTCCGCAGGGTCGCCCCTTTCTAAATACTTTGGTAGCGCTAAGAGTACCGGAACCGGAATTCCGGGTCAGATCAAAGGACAAGAAAACGGCGTTCCAGGTTTCGCTTCAGGGCGCTCCGAAAGCCACGGAAGTTCCGCAACCGGAATCTCAGTTTCTGGTTCTGCAACTCGGATCAAACCTGGAAACGGCGTTCCGAGTTCCGATTTCAAATACGTCGGAAGTCCGAAAAGTTCCGGAACCGGAACGCCGGCTTCCAGTTCTACCAGCATTCCTCCAAGTTCCAGTTCAATACACTCTGAAAGCCAAAGACGTTCAAGCACGAGTTCCACCGACTTCGGTAGCAGGGTTCCCCGTTCCAGTTTAACGTGCTTCGGAAGCCAGAAAGATCCTGGAACTGGAATTCCAGGTTCTAGTTCTGGAAGTCTCATCAAATCCGAATCCGGCGTTCCAAAATCCAATTCAAGTCAGAAAAGTTCCGGAACTGGAACGTCAGGTGCAAGTTCTTCCAGCTTTCGAAGCGGCGCTCCAAGCTCCAATCTCAAACACTTCGGAAGCCAGAGGAGTTCTGGAACTGGAGCTCCTTCCAGCGTCCCAAGCTCCAAGTCGAGGCTCTCAGGAACTCCGGAGAAATCCGGGGCGTTTCTTCCGGCATCCGCCTCCACAAGCCCTCACAAACCAGGCACTGCTACTGGAGGGAGGAAAAGATGGCGGGAAGACGGGAATTCTACACACATCTTCGATTACTTCCAACGACTCAGCCACTCGTCTGCATCTTCCTCCTCGCCCTCCTCGTTCTCCAGAGAGCATAGAGAGGAGGGAACCGGTGCTGAAGTGCCCTCTGCTGGGGCATCAGGAGTGGGTAGTACCCTCCTCAGCTCTATTGCCGTCACGGTCACCTGCCCCGTGTGCCAGAGCAAAGTGCTGGAGTCCCAAATTAACCAGCATCTAGACTCCTGTCTCATGTGA
- the fam89a gene encoding sprT-like domain-containing protein Spartan — protein sequence MNGKSANGAASGAPACIEGLPPLPKSLSGLLNSSGGSWREIERMHAKKAMIQDDLRRGAAPVDRALASKPANLDAALALLRKEMVGLRQQDMSLLCQLWSLHESIQEYKGSCQEAGPGTDAMDNGFFDEDDEFYTDSGVTPTETPEESEASPARNGTSEDTWMHESFRIAL from the exons ATGAACGGGAAGTCAGCGAACGGTGCGGCGAGCGGAGCTCCGGCCTGTATTGAGGGTCTGCCGCCGCTGCCGAAGAGCCTGAGCGGCCTGCTGAACTCGAGCGGCGGATCGTGGAGGGAGATCGAGAGGATGCACGCAAAGAAGGCCATGATCCAGGACGACCTGAGGAGAGGAGCGGCTCCGGTGGACCGGGCTCTCGCCTCCAAACCGGCCAACCTGGACGCGGCGCTGGCTCTGCTCCGGAAAGAGATG GTGGGTTTGCGGCAGCAGGACATGTCCCTCCTATGCCAGCTCTGGTCCCTGCACGAGTCCATCCAGGAATACAAGGGCAGCTGTCAGGAGGCCGGCCCGGGGACCGACGCCATGGACAACGGCTTCTTCGACGAGGACGACGAGTTCTACACGGACTCCGGAGTCACGCCCACAGAGACGCCGGAGGAGAGCGAGGCATCACCGGCACGCAACGGGACGTCCGAGGACACGTGGATGCACGAGTCATTCCGCATCGCGCTATGA
- the arv1 gene encoding protein ARV1 isoform X2, translating into MANASFKCIECNEEASELYRDYRNGIVKITICRSCAKPVDKYIEYDPVIILIDAILCKIQAFRHILFNTQINIHWKLCVFCLLCEAYLRWSRLQSSEVTSDPSDIIRYAKEWDFYGMFALASLELGVYCAGVLAALWCVQKLYGVSVDTSDLLKALLLSCYGKVLLIPAVIWEHDYSPLCFTLIRVFVLTSNAQAVRVILNCRRRVSVFAVGVGLLVETCASHGLHKLQTSSHALLPELYT; encoded by the exons ATGGCGAACGCGTCTTTTAAATGCATCGAATGTAACGAGGAAGCTTCTGAATTATACCGAGATTACAGAAACGGCATAGTGAAGATAACaatatgt AGATCCTGCGCAAAGCCCGTGGACAAGTACATCGAATACGATCCTGTCATTATTCTCATAGACGCCATCTTGTGTAAAATCCAGGCGTTCAGACACATTCTGTTCAACACTCAGATCAAC ATCCACTGGAAGCTGTGTGTTTTCTGCCTGTTGTGTGAGGCGTATCTCAGATGGTCGCGGCTCCAGAGTTCGGAGGTCACCAGTGATCCCTCTGACATCATCAGATACGCGAAAGAATGGGATTTTTACGGGATGTTCGCTCTGGCTTCTCTGG agcTGGGTGTGTACTGTGCAGGTGTGTTAGCGGCGTTATGGTGCGTACAGAAGCTCTATGGCGTCTCGGTAGATACGTCCGATCTGCTGAAGGCTCTGCTGCTCTCCTGCTACGGCAAAGTGCTGCTGATTCCTGCAGTGATCTGGGAGCACGATTACTCTCCTCTCTGCTTCACCCTCATCCGAGTGTTTGTGCTCACGTCCAACGCACAAGCCGTACGGG TGATCCTGAACTGCCGCAGACGTGTGTCCGTGTTCGCCGTGGGCGTGGGCCTGCTCGTCGAGACGTGCGCGTCTCACGGTCTGCACAAACTGCAGACGAGCTCGCACGCGCTCCTGCCAGAGCTCTACACGTAA
- the arv1 gene encoding protein ARV1 isoform X1, with product MANASFKCIECNEEASELYRDYRNGIVKITICRSCAKPVDKYIEYDPVIILIDAILCKIQAFRHILFNTQINRAVFSPQIHWKLCVFCLLCEAYLRWSRLQSSEVTSDPSDIIRYAKEWDFYGMFALASLELGVYCAGVLAALWCVQKLYGVSVDTSDLLKALLLSCYGKVLLIPAVIWEHDYSPLCFTLIRVFVLTSNAQAVRVILNCRRRVSVFAVGVGLLVETCASHGLHKLQTSSHALLPELYT from the exons ATGGCGAACGCGTCTTTTAAATGCATCGAATGTAACGAGGAAGCTTCTGAATTATACCGAGATTACAGAAACGGCATAGTGAAGATAACaatatgt AGATCCTGCGCAAAGCCCGTGGACAAGTACATCGAATACGATCCTGTCATTATTCTCATAGACGCCATCTTGTGTAAAATCCAGGCGTTCAGACACATTCTGTTCAACACTCAGATCAAC CGAGCTGTTTTCTCTCCTCAGATCCACTGGAAGCTGTGTGTTTTCTGCCTGTTGTGTGAGGCGTATCTCAGATGGTCGCGGCTCCAGAGTTCGGAGGTCACCAGTGATCCCTCTGACATCATCAGATACGCGAAAGAATGGGATTTTTACGGGATGTTCGCTCTGGCTTCTCTGG agcTGGGTGTGTACTGTGCAGGTGTGTTAGCGGCGTTATGGTGCGTACAGAAGCTCTATGGCGTCTCGGTAGATACGTCCGATCTGCTGAAGGCTCTGCTGCTCTCCTGCTACGGCAAAGTGCTGCTGATTCCTGCAGTGATCTGGGAGCACGATTACTCTCCTCTCTGCTTCACCCTCATCCGAGTGTTTGTGCTCACGTCCAACGCACAAGCCGTACGGG TGATCCTGAACTGCCGCAGACGTGTGTCCGTGTTCGCCGTGGGCGTGGGCCTGCTCGTCGAGACGTGCGCGTCTCACGGTCTGCACAAACTGCAGACGAGCTCGCACGCGCTCCTGCCAGAGCTCTACACGTAA